In Halobaculum limi, one DNA window encodes the following:
- a CDS encoding transcription initiation factor IIB, with the protein MQRDTVYDRRYDESTQQTTANTCPECDGRVTMNTVEVVCDDCGLILADGNVDLGPEWRNHTDEPSRSRVGPPKTPARHDRGLSTEIGHHCDGYGQPLNGKTRHRLSRLRRAHSRGRFRSKAERNQAYGFTEIRRMVGALGLGTDVRDRACQLFSSAQKMDLFPGRTLEGMAGASVYAVCRCTGRPETLADITRVSRIDRQRIRTAYRALNTELGLPAAPRTPETFLPKVVSALGLPPAVERRARRLLAQAGDATTAGGGNPAGIAGGAVLVAASAVGVRQQFTQQEVAQIVDVTPVTLRSHRNALRAAGGRRGTSAD; encoded by the coding sequence GTGCAACGGGACACTGTGTACGACCGGCGATACGATGAATCGACCCAACAAACGACTGCGAACACCTGCCCTGAGTGTGACGGCCGGGTGACGATGAACACTGTCGAGGTGGTGTGTGATGATTGTGGCCTCATCCTTGCAGACGGAAACGTCGACCTTGGCCCGGAGTGGCGAAACCACACAGATGAGCCATCTCGGTCGCGGGTCGGGCCGCCGAAGACCCCCGCAAGACACGATCGAGGGCTCTCAACAGAGATCGGCCACCACTGCGATGGTTACGGACAGCCACTCAACGGAAAGACGCGACATCGGCTTTCGCGACTCCGTCGTGCGCACAGTCGTGGGCGGTTCCGGTCGAAAGCCGAACGTAACCAAGCATATGGGTTCACAGAGATCCGACGGATGGTTGGTGCACTTGGGCTCGGAACAGACGTCCGTGATCGGGCCTGTCAACTCTTCTCCTCAGCACAGAAGATGGACCTGTTCCCAGGCCGGACTCTCGAAGGGATGGCTGGTGCTTCGGTGTATGCAGTGTGTCGGTGTACTGGCCGTCCGGAGACGCTTGCAGACATTACCCGAGTCTCACGCATCGACCGACAACGGATTCGAACTGCCTACCGTGCGTTGAACACCGAACTCGGGCTTCCGGCTGCTCCCCGGACGCCGGAGACGTTTCTTCCAAAGGTGGTCTCTGCACTTGGACTCCCTCCCGCAGTCGAGCGACGTGCCCGCCGTCTCCTTGCGCAAGCCGGCGATGCGACGACGGCTGGTGGGGGAAACCCTGCTGGGATCGCAGGGGGAGCAGTGCTCGTCGCGGCCAGCGCTGTGGGTGTTCGCCAGCAGTTTACCCAGCAAGAGGTAGCCCAGATCGTCGACGTGACGCCCGTGACGCTCAGAAGCCATCGAAATGCGTTGCGTGCAGCGGGTGGGAGACGAGGAACAAGCGCCGACTGA
- a CDS encoding SWIM zinc finger family protein, whose protein sequence is MRSNHVLTKLDVSSRARRRAQTEPFTFSLTTEGVRVTNHRYEHPSDHSYVVTVTAGVPVTCDCPADAHYDGACKHRIAVAIRTPVLQAATKKALADGGTQPANPGEGDRAPADSPESEPAIPEWCDCAGLEDGFPCFECVSRGQKPLPDV, encoded by the coding sequence ATGAGATCGAACCACGTCCTCACCAAACTGGATGTATCGTCCCGTGCAAGACGCCGCGCTCAAACAGAGCCGTTCACCTTCTCTCTCACCACAGAAGGCGTCCGCGTCACGAACCACCGCTACGAGCACCCGTCCGACCACTCATACGTCGTCACGGTCACTGCTGGCGTCCCAGTCACCTGCGATTGTCCTGCAGACGCGCACTACGATGGTGCGTGCAAACACCGGATCGCGGTCGCGATTCGAACGCCAGTCCTCCAAGCGGCGACGAAGAAGGCGCTCGCGGACGGCGGGACACAACCCGCAAACCCAGGTGAAGGAGATCGAGCACCTGCCGACTCTCCAGAATCTGAGCCTGCCATCCCTGAGTGGTGTGACTGTGCCGGCCTCGAAGACGGCTTCCCGTGTTTCGAGTGTGTTTCCCGAGGCCAGAAGCCGCTCCCGGACGTCTAA
- a CDS encoding right-handed parallel beta-helix repeat-containing protein yields the protein MSTRKVKRRTLLRTLGAAGVVGLAGCGSRQESRAGDEIDPLIQQNVGTNSQIRIPPGTYEWNGTALDVRTALVGSGSLGDVVFRLRSGSMEGAVRGTLENIVVRGTNPESKSGLDLYPGGEIRGFCWPDGGGMDQDRAIYHPEGGARTTIRNTCIAGMANNGAYVDKTPVTVEDSSFINSNVANLRVGLDEESDSEAVSYVRNSLIAVTSPVRTDADSGQNPVGLRIRRTGQFVVENCWFVFTDRAPGSDGLVEIKGDDVSVEFRNCHFHNDTASEVIRDGGSDNQVTVANCTVSGTGRTSISDDSISGSLRRETVQVPLPSAVTGFSQADDAYGFDPQASPFSQ from the coding sequence ATGAGTACTAGGAAGGTCAAGCGTCGAACACTGCTGCGAACGCTTGGTGCTGCAGGAGTTGTTGGCCTTGCTGGGTGTGGCAGTCGGCAAGAGAGTAGAGCGGGCGATGAGATTGATCCGCTCATCCAGCAGAACGTGGGGACGAACAGTCAAATCCGTATTCCACCAGGGACCTACGAGTGGAACGGCACTGCGTTAGATGTTCGTACCGCACTCGTTGGTTCCGGGTCTCTAGGAGACGTTGTATTTCGATTGCGCTCGGGTTCAATGGAGGGAGCCGTCCGCGGAACGTTGGAGAACATCGTTGTTCGAGGCACCAACCCCGAATCGAAATCGGGTCTGGATCTGTATCCAGGCGGTGAGATTCGGGGCTTCTGCTGGCCCGATGGAGGCGGAATGGATCAAGATCGGGCGATCTACCACCCTGAAGGAGGGGCGCGAACAACGATTCGCAATACGTGCATCGCAGGAATGGCGAACAACGGTGCCTACGTCGACAAAACACCGGTGACTGTTGAGGACAGTTCGTTCATCAACAGTAACGTCGCGAACCTGCGTGTCGGACTTGACGAGGAATCTGACTCGGAAGCGGTCAGCTACGTCCGAAATTCACTCATTGCCGTAACGAGTCCCGTCCGAACAGACGCCGATTCCGGCCAGAATCCTGTTGGACTACGGATTCGCCGAACTGGGCAGTTCGTCGTTGAAAACTGCTGGTTCGTCTTCACGGATCGTGCGCCAGGTTCGGACGGACTGGTCGAGATTAAGGGCGATGACGTCAGTGTTGAGTTCCGTAATTGTCACTTCCACAATGACACAGCAAGTGAAGTGATCAGAGACGGTGGCTCAGACAATCAGGTCACAGTCGCGAACTGTACCGTGAGTGGTACGGGGAGAACTAGTATATCAGACGACTCGATTTCAGGGTCCCTCCGGAGGGAGACGGTTCAGGTTCCACTTCCGTCAGCTGTGACAGGGTTTTCACAGGCTGATGATGCATACGGATTTGATCCACAAGCGAGTCCGTTCAGTCAGTGA